Genomic window (Paenibacillus sp. 37):
AGCTCGGCTGGCTGAACACTATCTTGCCAATCGTTGTACCTACATTTTTCGGAATGCCATTTTTCATCTTCCTGATGGTACAGTTCATTCGAACGATTCCGAAGGAGCTGGATGAGGCTGCAACCATCGATGGGTGTAACAAGTTCAGACTGTATATTCAGATTATTATGCCGCTGATCAAGTCTTCTCTGGCGACTGCAGCCATCTTCTCCTTCTATTGGAGATGGGAGGATCTGCTCGGTCCGGTATTGTACCTGAACTCGCCTGATAAATACACCGTGTCGATGGCGCTGAAAATGTTCCTGGATAGCGAATCTGCTTCCAACTGGGGCGCAATGTTCGCGATGTCCATCGTCAGTCTGGTTCCGGTTGTAGCTGTGTTCTTCATCTTCCAAAAACAAATTGTTCAAGGGATGAGCACCAGCGGATTGAAAGGATAAGCCAGATTACTGTATCTTCGTATCTTCGCCCGAATGAACGTTTACGAAAGTTAACCAAGGAGGGTATCGCTTTTGAATAAAGCTCAAGGTAGTCAGGCCGTTGCCATGGAGGCAGCGGCAGAGGGCCAGGCAGTTTCCGTGACCAGCTGGAAGTTTAACTTTGGACCGGACTCGGGAAGAGCAGATGAGACAGGGGATTATCTGAAAGTAACTGCAACAACCGCATATGAGGAACGCGGAGGATACGGATTCGAAGCAGGATCTCTGGTGTATGAGAAACAACGCATTAGTGATGACGATGTGTCGGATCCCACGAAACAACATCATAACCATCCGGGGCAGACAACCATGTCTGCCCGATTGCGTTCGGGCTTCTGTATTCCACTTAAAGCATCCTTCATCGTGGATGTTCCCGATGGAACCTATCAAGTTTTACTTGTTGCAGGTGATGAATTGGCTGAGACAGTGACCCGTGTGAAAGCTGGTGAGGGCAGGCTTGTACTGCCAACCATTCGTACACTTCCCGGGCAATTTGCAGAGATGCGATTCTCGGTCGTTGTTCGCGGCGGCAGACTTCGTCTGTCATTCTCCGGTCCTGCACCGAGAATTAATGCTTTGGAGATTACTCTTGCGAATCAGACCATGACCGTATTTCTTGCCGGGGATTCAACCGTAACAGATCAGCCGGAAAGTGGATATCCGTATTGCGGTTGGGGCCAGTTATTTCCAGCACAGTTCAAACATGATGTGGCAGTAGATAATCACGCCCAGTCAGGGCGCAGTTCCCGCAGCTTTATGAATGAAGGCAGGCTCAGGGCCATTCTGGAGCTAATTAAGCCCGAAGATTTTCTGTTTATTCAATTTGGACATAACGATGAGAAGCCGGACCCTGAACGTGGGACCGACCCATTCACAACATATAAGGAATATCTGAAAAAGTATATCGATGCTGCCCGTGAAGCCAAGGCTCGTCCGGTGCTCATAACCCCCGTGCATCGTCGCTATTTTGCGGATGATGGCACATTGAATGATACACATGGCGATTATATCATCGCCGTTCGTGAGCTTGCAGAAGAGGAAGGTGTTCCGCTGATTGATCTGGCTGAGCGCAGCCGTCTTCTGTTCGAACAGGCGGGCGTTGAAGGCACCAAGGACGACTTTATGTGGGTGCTGCCAGGCGAGTATGTGAACTTCCCCTCAGGCGTGGAGGATAACACGCATTTTCAGGAACGCGGTGCCCGCCGCCTTGCCCAGCAGGTGGCAGAAGCCATCCGCGAGTTGCAATTGCAACCGCTGCAGATGTATCTGCGGTAGGCGAGTAATCATCACAGTTGTAAAGGTTCTAATTCTATTGCACTAGTGGATAAGTTCCCGCAGGATTTTAAGTCCTGTTCGTCCGTATTTATGCAAAGCGAGTTAAACGAAGTAACGAGCCAGCAAAAGTTGCCCAGCGAAAGAGCGAAGGCAATAATCTTTTAAATCAGTCCGGCGAGCGTAGCAGCGGAGGAGGGCGGAATCGGGTAGAGGGAGCGAAGCGTCCGCCTTTGGAGCGGGATTTCCCCTGCTGAGGGGGGAATTGAATAGAAATCCCGAGCCAACAGCGGCCCACAGCCCGATCCGCCCGCCGAAGCGACTGTCGTGCGAGCCCACCAGATTTTTAACCTATATTGCAATCGCAAAAAAGGAGGATGTATTTCAATGACACCTGACCAGACAGAATCAGGCACATCTGCCCGTAAGAACGTTTCAGTAGCTACAGGTCACACCTACTGGGTCATTCCGGATGGTTACATTCCCCCGGAGAGCCGGGGCACATTGGAGAGTCATGAGAGCATCTGTGTACTGAACACCAGTGCCACGGATGCGGAGCTGCACATCACGATTTACTTTGAAGACAGAGAACCACTCGAAGGTATGGTCGCTGAAGTGCCAGCGAGAAGGACGAAGCATATTCGCACTGCATCGCTACGATCCGGGGAGCAGTCTATTCCGCCGGGCGTGCCTTATGCGATTACGGTTTCCAGCAATATCCCCGTTATCGTCCAGTACAGTCGTTTGGATACGACCCAGCCTGAATTGGCTTTGATGAGTGTCATGGCGTATCCATTAGGATAACTTCCCCAATCGACAGCAGTTGGAGATGGTAAGAAGCCCCGTAACCTTGCATCCAATGCAGGCACGGGGCTTCTTTTTCTTCATTTATTCGCTGTATTTATACGTGCTCGCATTAAGGATATCCACGTGAACCTCCACT
Coding sequences:
- a CDS encoding carbohydrate ABC transporter permease, whose translation is MVWRNVKWPIYHLFVAALALLMLYPVLWMLFSSFKESRTIFVTADTLFPAEWIWSNYVDGWKGTAGRPFMDYITNSLVIVVISTIGAVISSSLIAFGFARLNFKGRTFWFSLMMLTLMLPHDVVLVPQYIIFTKLGWLNTILPIVVPTFFGMPFFIFLMVQFIRTIPKELDEAATIDGCNKFRLYIQIIMPLIKSSLATAAIFSFYWRWEDLLGPVLYLNSPDKYTVSMALKMFLDSESASNWGAMFAMSIVSLVPVVAVFFIFQKQIVQGMSTSGLKG
- a CDS encoding sensory rhodopsin transducer, whose amino-acid sequence is MTPDQTESGTSARKNVSVATGHTYWVIPDGYIPPESRGTLESHESICVLNTSATDAELHITIYFEDREPLEGMVAEVPARRTKHIRTASLRSGEQSIPPGVPYAITVSSNIPVIVQYSRLDTTQPELALMSVMAYPLG
- a CDS encoding rhamnogalacturonan acetylesterase; its protein translation is MEAAAEGQAVSVTSWKFNFGPDSGRADETGDYLKVTATTAYEERGGYGFEAGSLVYEKQRISDDDVSDPTKQHHNHPGQTTMSARLRSGFCIPLKASFIVDVPDGTYQVLLVAGDELAETVTRVKAGEGRLVLPTIRTLPGQFAEMRFSVVVRGGRLRLSFSGPAPRINALEITLANQTMTVFLAGDSTVTDQPESGYPYCGWGQLFPAQFKHDVAVDNHAQSGRSSRSFMNEGRLRAILELIKPEDFLFIQFGHNDEKPDPERGTDPFTTYKEYLKKYIDAAREAKARPVLITPVHRRYFADDGTLNDTHGDYIIAVRELAEEEGVPLIDLAERSRLLFEQAGVEGTKDDFMWVLPGEYVNFPSGVEDNTHFQERGARRLAQQVAEAIRELQLQPLQMYLR